Proteins encoded together in one Citromicrobium bathyomarinum window:
- the argC gene encoding N-acetyl-gamma-glutamyl-phosphate reductase has product MTTEVFVDGAAGTTGLEIVARLEAHPHFTPVVLEEARRKDADARREALNDTLFAVLCLPDDAAREAVELVDPAAKTRIVDASSAHRVADGWTYGFPELIGRERIADAVRVSNPGCYPTGFLALVAPLVRAGLLPADWPFTVNAVSGYSGGGKALIERFADEPDIAFRTYGLNLTHKHLPEMQRHAGLDHAVLFAPSVVPAYRGMLVEVPLHLGAMRTEPTADTLRDELARFYADSEVVEVMAKGDPGELLLHRDAAPDDGMRLHVFGNEGGWNVRLVALLDNLGKGASGAAIQNLNLMAGFPETASLQLR; this is encoded by the coding sequence ATGACCACCGAAGTTTTCGTCGATGGCGCTGCAGGGACCACCGGGCTGGAAATCGTCGCCCGGCTCGAGGCGCATCCCCACTTCACGCCCGTCGTCCTCGAAGAGGCGCGGCGCAAGGATGCCGATGCGCGGCGCGAGGCGCTCAACGACACGCTCTTCGCAGTGCTGTGCCTGCCCGACGATGCCGCGCGCGAGGCGGTCGAGCTGGTCGACCCGGCAGCGAAGACGCGCATCGTCGATGCCTCCTCCGCACACCGCGTCGCCGACGGCTGGACCTATGGTTTTCCCGAACTGATCGGGCGCGAACGGATTGCGGACGCCGTCCGCGTCAGCAACCCCGGCTGCTACCCGACCGGCTTCCTCGCGCTGGTCGCACCGCTGGTGCGTGCCGGGCTGCTGCCCGCCGACTGGCCCTTCACCGTCAACGCGGTCAGCGGCTATTCCGGCGGCGGCAAGGCGCTCATCGAACGGTTTGCGGACGAGCCCGACATCGCCTTTCGCACCTACGGCCTCAACCTCACCCACAAGCACCTGCCCGAGATGCAGCGCCATGCAGGCCTCGATCACGCCGTGCTCTTCGCGCCCAGTGTGGTGCCCGCCTATCGCGGAATGCTGGTCGAGGTACCGCTGCATCTTGGTGCGATGCGGACCGAACCGACCGCCGACACCCTTCGCGACGAGCTGGCCAGGTTCTACGCGGATTCCGAGGTCGTCGAGGTGATGGCCAAGGGCGATCCGGGCGAATTGCTGCTGCACCGCGATGCTGCGCCGGATGACGGAATGCGGCTCCACGTCTTCGGCAATGAAGGCGGCTGGAACGTGCGCCTCGTCGCCCTGCTCGATAACCTCGGCAAGGGGGCCAGCGGGGCCGCGATCCAGAACCTCAACCTGATGGCAGGCTTTCCTGAAACTGCGTCGCTGCAACTGCGATAG
- the glnA gene encoding type I glutamate--ammonia ligase: MSTASDILKQIKEQDIEWVDLRFTDPKGKWQHLTMVADVLTEDELEDGLMFDGSSIAGWKVINESDMILRPDLERVYLDPFSATPMMIIFCDIVEPNTGDWYARDPRSTAKRAEAYLKSTGVGDTVYVGPEAEFFMFDDVRFEDGYAGSGFSIDDIELPTNSGREYDAGNMAHRPRAKGGYFPVAPVDSAVDIRGEMVATMKEMGLNCDKHHHEVAAAQHELGLTFSTLVETADNMQIYKYVVHQVAHAYGKSATFMPKPIKDDNGSGMHTHMSIWKNGDPTFAGTGYAGLSDNCLYYIGGVIKHAKALNAFTNPTTNSYKRLVPGFEAPVLLAYSARNRSASCRIPYGAGEKAKRVEFRFPDAMANPYLAYSALLMAGLDGITNKIHPGEAMDKNLYDLPPAELADVPTVCGSLREALVALEEDHEFLLKGDVFTKDQIDAYAELKWEEVMRTETTPCPVEFDMYYSA; encoded by the coding sequence ATGTCAACTGCCAGCGACATTCTGAAACAGATCAAGGAACAGGATATCGAGTGGGTCGACCTGCGGTTCACCGATCCCAAGGGCAAATGGCAGCACCTGACCATGGTCGCCGATGTCCTGACGGAGGATGAACTGGAAGACGGCCTGATGTTCGACGGTTCGTCGATCGCCGGCTGGAAGGTCATCAACGAATCCGACATGATCCTGCGCCCCGATCTGGAGCGGGTCTATCTCGATCCGTTCAGCGCGACCCCGATGATGATCATCTTCTGCGACATCGTGGAGCCCAACACGGGCGACTGGTACGCACGCGATCCGCGCTCCACCGCGAAGCGTGCGGAAGCCTATCTCAAGTCGACCGGCGTGGGCGACACCGTCTATGTCGGCCCCGAAGCCGAATTCTTCATGTTCGACGATGTCCGCTTCGAAGACGGCTATGCCGGTTCGGGCTTCTCCATCGACGATATCGAGCTGCCGACCAACTCGGGCCGCGAATACGACGCGGGCAACATGGCCCACCGGCCCCGCGCCAAGGGCGGTTACTTCCCCGTCGCGCCGGTCGACTCCGCGGTCGACATTCGCGGCGAGATGGTCGCCACGATGAAGGAAATGGGCCTCAACTGCGACAAGCACCACCACGAGGTTGCCGCAGCGCAGCACGAGCTGGGCCTGACCTTCTCGACCCTGGTCGAAACCGCCGACAACATGCAGATCTACAAGTACGTCGTGCACCAGGTCGCGCATGCCTACGGCAAGTCGGCGACCTTCATGCCCAAGCCGATCAAGGACGATAACGGCAGCGGCATGCACACGCATATGTCGATCTGGAAGAACGGCGACCCGACCTTCGCAGGCACCGGCTATGCCGGCCTGTCGGACAATTGCCTCTATTACATCGGCGGCGTCATCAAGCACGCCAAGGCATTGAACGCCTTCACCAACCCGACCACCAACAGCTACAAGCGGCTGGTCCCGGGTTTCGAAGCGCCGGTGCTGCTCGCCTATTCGGCCCGCAACCGCTCGGCCTCGTGCCGCATCCCCTATGGTGCGGGCGAAAAGGCGAAGCGCGTCGAATTCCGCTTCCCCGATGCAATGGCCAACCCCTACCTCGCCTATTCGGCGCTGCTGATGGCGGGCCTCGACGGGATCACCAACAAGATCCACCCGGGCGAGGCGATGGACAAGAATCTCTACGACCTGCCGCCGGCCGAACTGGCCGACGTGCCGACCGTGTGCGGCTCCCTGCGCGAAGCACTGGTCGCGCTGGAGGAAGACCACGAATTCCTGCTCAAGGGTGACGTCTTCACCAAGGACCAGATCGACGCCTATGCCGAGCTGAAGTGGGAAGAGGTGATGCGCACCGAAACCACCCCCTGCCCGGTCGAATTCGACATGTACTACAGCGCGTAA
- a CDS encoding P-II family nitrogen regulator — MKKIEAIIKPFKLDEVKEALHEVGVSGITVIEAKGFGRQKGHTELYRGAEYVVDFLPKVKLEVVVADALAERVVEAIAGVAQTGRIGDGKIFVSTIDSALRIRTGERDDDAI, encoded by the coding sequence GTGAAAAAGATCGAAGCGATCATCAAACCCTTCAAACTCGACGAGGTGAAGGAGGCGCTGCACGAGGTAGGGGTCTCGGGCATCACCGTGATCGAGGCCAAGGGCTTCGGACGCCAGAAGGGCCACACCGAACTCTACCGCGGTGCCGAATATGTCGTCGATTTCCTGCCCAAGGTGAAGCTCGAGGTCGTCGTGGCCGACGCGCTGGCAGAGCGCGTGGTCGAAGCGATCGCGGGCGTCGCCCAGACGGGCCGTATCGGCGACGGCAAGATCTTCGTCTCAACGATCGATTCCGCGCTCCGCATTCGCACCGGCGAACGGGACGACGACGCGATCTAG